The sequence below is a genomic window from Desulfobulbus oligotrophicus.
CCAGAAAGCACCTGCACCTGTTTTTCCACATCATCACCACTGAAAAGAAACGCTCCGAGCAGGGAACGGACCTGGGTCATGCTCATGTCGACAGCCGTGTGGTACACAGTGTCAAAGACGGTCAACTCACCGGGCAACTCCTGGGCCTGATGTTGCCCGAAGTAGGAGAGGATAACGTTATGGCCCAATTTAACCGTTCCCTCTTCAGCTATCACCAGACCGGCCAGGATCTTGAGCAGGGTGGTCTTCCCTGCTCCGTTGACACCGACCACCGCCAGTTTGTCGCCACGGTGCAGAGAAAAACTGATACCGTCAAAGACCGTTGCACTGTGATAACTTTTCCGTACCCCGTCCAGCAGCAGCACATCGCGCCCGGACGGTGCCGCCGGTGGGAAAGAAAAATGAATGGTATGATCGGTTGCCGACAGTTCGATACGTTCCAGCTTCTCCAGCTGTTTGACCCGGCTCTGCACCTGCCGGGCTTTGGTGGACTTGGCGCGAAACCGGGTGATGAATCGCTCTGTCTGACGGATCATTGCCTGCTGATTATCATAGGCCGAGCGCTCCAGCTCGAGGCGTTGCTCCTTTTCCACGATATAGTGCGAGTAGTTGCCCCGGAAAACACTCAACCTGCCCAGGCTCAACTCCCAGGTTGCTGAGGTTACCCGATCAAGGAAGGACCGGTCATGCGAGATGATGACCATGGCTCCCTGATAGTTGATAAGAAACTCTTCCAGCCAGGTCAGGGAATCCAGATCAAGATGGTTGGTCGGCTCATCCAGCAACAGCAGGGCCGGTCGCTTCAACAGCAGTCTGGCCAGGAGCAGACGCATGATCCAGCCACCGGAAAAGCTGTTCACCGGCCGGTCAAGATCAGCAGCTGTAAACCCCAACCCGAACAAAACCTGCTCGATCTGCGGACGGATGAGAAACACATCACTCCCCTCAAGCATATGCTGCAGTTCACCCTGTCGCCGCAGCAGATCATCAATCCCCGGGTCTTCAGCATTGACGAGAGCCAGCTCTTCACTTATCCGATCCAACTCTTCCTGCTGCGCCAAAACCTCATCAAAGGCTGATTCAGCCGCGGTAAACAGGCTGACACCACCCAGCTCCACGGTCGTCTCCTGAGGTAAATAGGCCACTGTAAACCAGGAGGCCCGGTTGACAATACCAGGATCAACATCCTGCTCACCGCACATAATTGTAAGCAGGGTTGATTTACCGGCACCGTTGACTCCAACCAGTCCCACCCGATCACCGGAGTGGATCTGCACTGAAACGTCACGGAAGATATGTTTGTTACCGTACTGCAGGTTGAGATCAGTGATACTGAGCATGAAAAAAATCTACTATGCTGAAACTTGATAAGATGGGGATGCACCGGCCGCCGACAGCGGCCGGACTCTCTGCGACATGCCTGCGACAGATCAGAACTCTCTGCTGATGCTGTCTGTTCGACAAATAACTGTGTGTCACTGTTTCTTTCAATGCTGCTCCGCGCCTTCAACAACCCGCACCGTCTGCCGCGGCTGCTGCGGGTCAAGGCGCAAAGTAAATCGTGTCGACAACCCCAGCTCCTGTAACCGCCGCAGGTTAAGTGAACGCGGACCGTGAAATATGGACTGGTCGCGGTTGTTGATAACCAGCTCCACCGGGGATGCGGATGCTGTGCGGGCCAGCAGTCGACGGGTCTGTTGCAGCATGAGACGTGCCTTGACCAGTTCACCGAAAGCCGGATGCCAGGGTCCGGCTATGAGCGATCGTTCCAGGTCTGCGGAACTTTGCAGGCCCATCCGTACCACCCCGATCCCCTGATCGTCAAATCGTTTTTTCATACGGCTGACAGCCGCCACCGCCTGATTGAGGCTGAGCGGACGATATGTTCCCTGCTGGTACTGCCGGGCAAGACCACTGTCCCTTAAGACCAGAGTCGGATAAATACGGACAAAATCGGGCCGCACGTCAACGGTTCTGTTGACTGTGCACCGCAGTGACCGAGTATTTTCACCCGGCAATCCGGGCATCAGCTGCCACCCCAGCCTGAATCCCTGCTCTTTCACCAGTCGGCCGGCCCGTACACTGTCGGCACAGGTATGTCCCCGACCGGCAAGCTGCAGTACCAGGTCATCGCACGACTGCACACCGAGCTCTACGGTGGTTACTCCATAGCGGCGCAAAATCGCCAATCCCTCATCATCGATATAATCGGGTCGGGTGGAGAGACGGATGCTCTGCACCACACCCCGGCGAAGAAACGGTTGCACCACGGCCAGCAGCTCCACCTGTCTTGCGGCTGTCAACCCGGTAAAACTGCCCCCGTAAAAGGCAACCTGCACCTGATTTCTGTGTTTAGGTTGAGCCAGGGCAAGCCAGCTGTGAATGGTGCCAACAACTGCAGCACCGGTCACCTGTTCCCGATTCCGGCTGCTGATGGTGTACTGATTACAGAACAGACAGCGATGGGGACACCCTTCATGGGGGATGAAGATGGGAATGATCAGCGGCATGGGAATCGATTGTCTGTCATATCAGGCAGACCGGAGCATGTCGGCGGCCTGCACTGCACCGATGCGGGTACAAACGGTTTCACGGCTGCGAAAACCGCTGTCTGAGCTGCTTGAGGGCTGTCCGGGCTGCCTGCTGTTCCGCCTCTTTTTTACTGGACGCTGTACCGGTCCCCAGTTCCTCGTCCTGAAACCGGACAGCAACAGAGAAAAGCCGAGCATGGGCAGGCCCCTCCTCACCAACAAGTACATACTCCGGCCCTGTGCTGTACCGCTCCTGGAGCAGTTCCTGCAACTCGCTCTTGGCATCGATGCTCACCAACCGCTCCTGAGAGTCATTAAGATACGGCTCAAAGAAACGGCGGACAAAGACCTGAGCAGCATCATACCCGCCATCAAGAAAGATGGCTCCGACCAGGGCCTCATAGGTGCCTGACAGAATCGAAGGCTTGTCCCGGCCACTGGAAGCACTTTCTCCCTTGCCTAAAAGCAGGTAGCTTCCCAGATCGATCTCCCTGGCACGTTCGGTCAGGCCGCCTTCGTTGACCAGGGCCGAGCGGATACGGGTAAGCTTCCCTTCCCGCAGCTCCGGAAAACGAACGAACAGGATGAATCCCACGATAAGATCAAGAACCGCATCTCCCAGAAACTCGAGCGTTTCGTTGTGGCGGCTGTCATCAAGCCGTTCAAAGGCAAAAGAGCTGTGAACAAGGGAAAGTTGGAGCAGCTGCAGGTCGCGGAATCGATAACCGATCCGATCCTGCAGCTGTTCCAGCTCTACCTCGTTGTCCTGAACAAGGGCTGTCAGCGTGGTTCCCATAAAGACGATTTCTCCTTGTCAAAAATAAAATCCATGGTATATATGCAAAACTTTAAGGCGACGTAGCCAAGTGGTAAGGCAGTGGTCTGCAAAACCATTATTCAGCGGTTCAAATCCGCTCGTCGCCTCCAGAAAATACAGGCGGTCACAGAATACTCTGTGACCGCTTTTTTTTGTGCATCAATCACCCCCCTCATCCCTGAACACTGCCCGTACAGCCGACATCAAGGACACGAAAAGAACGATGAGCAGAGGGTCTACAGTTTCCCATCGTCCATCCCCTACTCTCACGCATCGGCAGCCACCAGCCTGTACGCCTGTTCCATGCTGTAGATGGACCCCTTGCGCCCAAGAACACTCGAATACAGAATAAACCGGTCAACGGCAAACGGAGGCAGGGCGAACAGGGAGTGTTCAATGAAAAATTTACCCACCCGAGCAGGCGGGGTCTGATGAAGCCGGGCCAGAGTAAGATGCGGAGAATACTTTCGATTTTCAAGAGAAAGTCCCAACTGAAACAGACGGGTTGTGATCTTGCGCTGCAGCATCATTAAAGGCTCGCACTTTTCAACACCCACCCAGACAATGCGTGGTTGCCCCCGTGGCGGGAAAGCACCGACTCCCCGTAGTTGCAGGGAAAAAGGAGCAGCAACTATTTCGCTCAAGGCTTCTTTTATATCGAGAAAGGTGGAACCGTCCGTCTCACCGATAAAACAAAGTGTCAGGTGCAGCTGTTCCAGTGGCACCCAGCGGGCACCAGGCAGACCACAGCAGAGGGGTTTGAGCTGATCGCAGATCTCCTCCGGCAGATCAATACCCACAAAAAGCCGTTTATTCATTGTTCTTCTTGATTTTTATCCTTCAGACCGGGACAACCGGCTGCAAAATTGAACCCTTACTCTCTCCAGTCCATACCAATATCGCAGGCACGGGCACTATGGGTCAGGGCGCCGACTGAAATGATGTCCACGCCGGTTTCAGCAATACCCGTTACTGTCTGCAGGTTGACACCTCCGGACGCCTCGACTGTGGCGCGACCGTTGATCAGCGCCACTGCCTGCCGCATGGTTGCCAAATCCATGTTATCCAGCATGATGACACCTACCCTGCAGGCCAGGCACTCTTCAACCTGGGCCAGGGTGTCGGTCTCCACCTCAATGTTGATCGTATGCGGCACCCGCGCCCGAACACGCTGCACAGCCTCGGTGATTGAACCGCAGGCAGCGATGTGATTATCCTTGATCAGCACACCGTCGCTCAGGGAGTACCGGTGGTTACGGCCGCCGGCGGCACGTACTGCATACTTCTCGAGAAGACGCAGCCCCGGCGTGGTCTTCCGGGTATCCACAATAACGGCTCTGGTGTGCCTGACCGCATCGGTGAATGCTGTGGTCAGGGTGGCGATGCCGCAGAGGCGCTGCACCAGGTTGAGTGCCACCCGTTCGGCCCGCAGAAGGGTCCGCGTCGCACCACTGATGCGCAGCAGCTCAACGCCCTTCTCGACCCGGCTGCCGTCGCTTACAGCGTTCGTGCATGCAACCTCCGGGTCGAGCAGACGGAAAACCCGTGCAGCCACGGTCTCCATCCCGACGACGGTCATGGGGTGACGGGTGATAAAACAGGCTGTGCTCCGGTCTTCCGGCTGGAAGATCGCCTGGGTGGTGATATCGCCGTGTTCCAGATCCTCGGCAAGACAGTTACGCAAGAGTGTATCGAGAAGAAAGGTATCCATATCAGTTCAGTTTTGAGAGCCGTTCCATAGACTCCATGGTTTTCGCCAACCGGGTGCGGATCTCTGTTTCCTTCTCCCGTTCTTTGGCAACCACGGTTTCCGGGGCATGGTTGATGAACTTGGCATTGCTGAGCTTACCAATAACCCGATCCAGTTCTTTCTGCAGTTTATCCTGCTCCCTGGTCAGTTTTTCCAGCTCTCCGGCCACGTCGATCATCCCTTTCAGCGGTACGACGAGTTCAACATCCTGCACCAGTCCGTGACCGGCATCGTCGGGAACTGTTCCCGAAGCCACGATCTTAAGGGAAGCCGCCCGAACCATCCCCTGCATGCCCTCTGTATACTGCTCAAGGATCGCTCGTCTTCCGGTATCCGGGCAGATAAGCAAGGCTTCGATTTTCGCACTGGGATGCACCTCTGCCTCGGTGCGGATAGTACGCAGACCGGAGATGACCCCCATCAGCAGGTTCATTGTTGTCTCTGCTTCGGTGTCTGCCCAGGCTGCCCTGGTTTCCGGAAAAGACGCATGCATGATCGAGCCACGGCGGCCGGGCAGCTGGCTCCAGATCTCCTCGGTGACAAAGGGGATAACAGGGTGCAGCAGTTTAAGCACCTGCTCCATCACGGTCAGCAGCACGGCCTGGGCCTGATTGCGCCGTGACATCTCTTCGCTGAACAGATCGGCCTTAATCCACTCCAGGTACCAGTCACAGAACTCATGCCACACAAACTGATACGAGATGGAGGCAACGTCGTTGAAGTTATAGTTGTCAAGTGCCGCTCGCACCTCGGCAATGGTTGTATTCAGTCGACTTAAGATCCACCGGTGAGCCAGGGACAGTCCCTCTGTTTTTCGGACCGCTACAGTGATGGCTGGGTCAACCTCTTTAAGATGCATCTGGGCAAAGCGGGCCGCGTTCCACAGCTTGTTGATGAAACGCCGATAACCGTCGATCCGTTCCTCATCCATCCTGATCTCGCGACCCTGGGCGGCAAAGGCCGTAAGCGTGAAACGAAAGGCATCGGTTCCGTACTGCTCGATCATGACCAGAGGATCAATGACATTCCCGGTGGATTTCGACATCTTCTTGCCATACTTATCCCGCACCAGAGCATGCAGGTACACATCATGAAACGGTACCTCACCCATGACATGCAACCCCATCATCATCATCCGCGCCACCCAGAAGAAGAGGATGTCAAAACTGGTGATCAACACCGAGGTCGGGTAAAAAACGGCCAGCTCCCTGGTCTGCTCCGGCCACCCCAGGGTGGAAAAAGGCCACAGAGCCGAGCTGAACCAGGTGTCGAGCACATCGGTTTCCTGCTGCAGACGGGTACTGCCGCAGTCCGGACACACGTCCGGCGCATTAACCTCGACAATCAGCCTGCGACACGCCTCACAGGTCCATGCCGGAATACGGTGCCCCCACCAGATCTGCCGTGAGATACACCAGTCGCGGATATTCTCCATCCAGGCATAAAAGGTGCGATACCAGGTGTTGGGATAGAGTTTGATCCGCCCCTCTTCCACTGCAGCCACAGCCTTTGCCGCCAGAGGTTTCACCGAGACAAACCACTGTTTCGAGGTGGTGGGCTCAACCACGGTGGCACAACGGTAGCACTTGCCCACCGCATGCTGATACTCTTCGATCTTGTCGATCAGCCCCTGCGCATCCAGATCTGCCACCACCTTCCTGCGGCAGTCAAAACGATCAAGCCCCGCATAAACGCCGGCAGCCTCATTCATCACCCCCTGATCATCTATGACCTTCAAACGGGGAAGATCATGCCGCAGGCCGATCTCGTAGTCGTCACGGTCATGGGCCGGGGTGACCTTGAGCGCCCCGGTGCCGAATTCCCGCTGAACATGGTGATCAAACACAACCGGTACCGTCCGGCCGGTGAGCGGCAGCCTGATACCAATGGCTTTCAGGTGCTGATAGCGTTCATCCTCAGGATGAACCGCCACCGCTGTATCCCCAAGCATGGTTTCCGGCCTGGTTGTTGCCACCACCACATATCCGGAGCCGTCTGCATAGGGATAACGGATGTGATACAGTTTGCCGTCGGTGGGATCATGCTCGACCTCATCATCAGCAAGTGCTGTATGACAGCGCGGGCACCAGTTGACAATGTAGTCGCCCTTATAGATCAGCCCCTCTTTAAACAGACGGACAAAGACCTCGCGCACAGCCCGTGACAGTCCGTCGTCCATGGTAAATCGTTCTCGATCCCAGTCACAGGAGGCTCCCAACCGTTTCAGCTGGTTGATGATCGTTCCGCCCTTCTCTTCCTTCCAGGCCCAGACCCGTTCAATAAACTTCTCCCGGCCAAGATCATGACGGCTGAGTTTCTCGCCGGCCAGCTGGCGTTCAACCACGTTTTGCGTGGCAATACCGGCGTGGTCGGTCCCGGGTACCCACAGGGTGTTGTCCCCTTTCATCCGGTGGTAACGGACCAGCACGTCCTGGAGTGTGTTGTTCAGGGCATGCCCGATATGCAGCACACCGGTCACATTGGGCGGCGGGATGACAATGGAGAAACTCGGCTTCCCCTCACCCATCTGCGCAGAGAAGGATTTATCAGACAGCCATCGTTCATACCAGCGCCGTTCAATCTCGGTAAATTCGTAGGCTTTGGGTAAATCGTACTTTTCGTTTTGTTGAATGGGCATCACTTGCAGTCGCTTAGATTAAAAGATGAAACCCCGGCGCCTTGAGGCGAGGGAATGAAAAAAAGACTTCTAGAGCACACTCCAGGGTCTGGGAATAAAGATCCGAGAGTAGAGAGCCAGGGCATACCGATCTGTCATACCGGCGATAAAGTCACAGACCTGACGATGTCGCATCTGCATCGCATCGGCTGACGAAGATAACCCGTGTGGCGGGCAGCAGGAGTCAATCCTGCCGTTGGGGAACTCGTGTTTGAGAAAAAATCCGTACAGATCCCGGATGATCCGTTGGGCTTTTTCAAATTCGTTGTGAACACGGTAGTTTCGGTACACATTGTCGTAGAGAAACGTTCGCAGCTCGTTGATGGTCTCGTTCATCCGCTCACCTAAGTGCAGTCGGCCGTCGTTCATCCGCAGGGTGGTGTTCACCAGATCGCTGACCATGGCATTGATGCGCTCTGAAGAACGATCGCCGATGATCTTTCGTAAATGGCCGGGCAGATCATCACTGTGAATCATGCCGCCACGCAGGGCATCGTCCATATCGTGATTAACATAGGCCATGATATCGGCGACGCGCACCAGCTGTCCTTCTAAAGTGGCCGGCAGTTCTGTCATGTCATCGGGTAAAATTTCGCCATACCCCTTGGAATGCTTGAGAATACCGTTGCGTACCTCCCAGGACAGGTTGAGACCGCGACCATCGTTTTCCAGAAAATCAACAATCCGCAGACTCTGGCGGAAATGTTTAAATCCTTTGGGATGGAGCAGATTAAGGCTGTATTCACCGGCATGGCCAAACGGAGTATGGCCGAGATCGTGACCAAGGGCAATGGCCTCGGTCAGGTACTCGTTCAGCCGCAGACAGACGGCCATAGTCCGGGCAATCTGCGAGACCTCCAGCACATGCGTAAGACGGGTACGGTAGTGATCACCGGCCGGAGCAAGAAAAACCTGCGTTTTATGCTTTAATCTCCGGAAGGTTTTAGAGTGAATAAGCCTGTCCCGATCACGCTGAAAGGTGGTTCGGAGGCTGCAGGGTTCCTCCGGCCTCATCCGTCCCCTTGACCGGGTGCTCAGACAGGCAAACGGGGACAGGGTCTGTCGTTCCACTTTCTCCTGCTGCTGACGGACAGTCTTATGCACCCCGCTCACCACATTGCCCCTTAATGGTGCTGCCAAAGAAGATACGCCTTGATAAAGGGATCCAGCCGCCCATCAAGAACTGCATCGACATTGCCATCTTCGGTATTTGTCCGATGATCCTTGATCAACCGATACGGCTGGAGCACATAGGAACGTATCTGGCTGCCCCAGGCGATATCCTTTTTGTCACCCTGGAGATTTTCCTGGGCACGCTGTTTTTCCTCTCTCCCCCGCTCATATAATCGCGCCGTCAGCATCTTCATAGCCGTTGCCTTGTTGCTGTGCTGGCTCCGTTCACTCTGACACTGCACCACAATTCCCGTGGGGAAATGGGTGATCCGGATGGCGGAATCGGTTTTATTGACATGCTGGCCGCCCGAACCACTGGCACGGTAGGTATCGATCCGGATGTCCTTGTCATTGATCTCAATGTCAACGTCATCATCCAGCTCAGGCATGACCATGACCGAAGCAAAAGAGGTGTGTCGCCGACCGCTGGAATCAAAAGGTGAGATACGGACCAATCGATGGATACCGATCTCAGAGCGGAGATAGCCGTACGCATTCTTGCCCTTCACCATAATGGTTACGCTCTTGATACCGGCCTCCTCGCCGGCCTGGTAGTCAAGGATATCCGACTTAAACCCCTTGTCCTCCACCCACCGCAAGTACATGCGCAGCAGGATACTGACCCAGTCCTGAGCCTCGGTCCCGCCGGCGCCTGCATGGATGGTCAGCATGGCATTGTTCCCGTCATGTTCGCCGGAGAACATACACTCCAATTCGACCAGATC
It includes:
- the thpR gene encoding RNA 2',3'-cyclic phosphodiesterase codes for the protein MNKRLFVGIDLPEEICDQLKPLCCGLPGARWVPLEQLHLTLCFIGETDGSTFLDIKEALSEIVAAPFSLQLRGVGAFPPRGQPRIVWVGVEKCEPLMMLQRKITTRLFQLGLSLENRKYSPHLTLARLHQTPPARVGKFFIEHSLFALPPFAVDRFILYSSVLGRKGSIYSMEQAYRLVAADA
- a CDS encoding ABC-F family ATP-binding cassette domain-containing protein; protein product: MLSITDLNLQYGNKHIFRDVSVQIHSGDRVGLVGVNGAGKSTLLTIMCGEQDVDPGIVNRASWFTVAYLPQETTVELGGVSLFTAAESAFDEVLAQQEELDRISEELALVNAEDPGIDDLLRRQGELQHMLEGSDVFLIRPQIEQVLFGLGFTAADLDRPVNSFSGGWIMRLLLARLLLKRPALLLLDEPTNHLDLDSLTWLEEFLINYQGAMVIISHDRSFLDRVTSATWELSLGRLSVFRGNYSHYIVEKEQRLELERSAYDNQQAMIRQTERFITRFRAKSTKARQVQSRVKQLEKLERIELSATDHTIHFSFPPAAPSGRDVLLLDGVRKSYHSATVFDGISFSLHRGDKLAVVGVNGAGKTTLLKILAGLVIAEEGTVKLGHNVILSYFGQHQAQELPGELTVFDTVYHTAVDMSMTQVRSLLGAFLFSGDDVEKQVQVLSGGEKSRVALARMLVRPANLLLLDEPTNHLDMSSQEILQEAMAQYEGTIIVVSHNRYFVNSFVNKVLEIRNGTATLHEGNIDDYLAWRRKMEMQEVVQIEPAADRTGMVRKDQGETDAGVDKKSLRRQRARERQQLNQKLGPWKKKNEEAEREVESLEARKTELEQLMADPELYGDQEQWSAVSREYSQVERHLDRAYQRWEETQQAVEEIEQEFAQTGV
- a CDS encoding deoxyguanosinetriphosphate triphosphohydrolase; the protein is MAAPLRGNVVSGVHKTVRQQQEKVERQTLSPFACLSTRSRGRMRPEEPCSLRTTFQRDRDRLIHSKTFRRLKHKTQVFLAPAGDHYRTRLTHVLEVSQIARTMAVCLRLNEYLTEAIALGHDLGHTPFGHAGEYSLNLLHPKGFKHFRQSLRIVDFLENDGRGLNLSWEVRNGILKHSKGYGEILPDDMTELPATLEGQLVRVADIMAYVNHDMDDALRGGMIHSDDLPGHLRKIIGDRSSERINAMVSDLVNTTLRMNDGRLHLGERMNETINELRTFLYDNVYRNYRVHNEFEKAQRIIRDLYGFFLKHEFPNGRIDSCCPPHGLSSSADAMQMRHRQVCDFIAGMTDRYALALYSRIFIPRPWSVL
- the nadC gene encoding carboxylating nicotinate-nucleotide diphosphorylase gives rise to the protein MDTFLLDTLLRNCLAEDLEHGDITTQAIFQPEDRSTACFITRHPMTVVGMETVAARVFRLLDPEVACTNAVSDGSRVEKGVELLRISGATRTLLRAERVALNLVQRLCGIATLTTAFTDAVRHTRAVIVDTRKTTPGLRLLEKYAVRAAGGRNHRYSLSDGVLIKDNHIAACGSITEAVQRVRARVPHTINIEVETDTLAQVEECLACRVGVIMLDNMDLATMRQAVALINGRATVEASGGVNLQTVTGIAETGVDIISVGALTHSARACDIGMDWRE
- the prfB gene encoding peptide chain release factor 2 (programmed frameshift) translates to MGDVTESAESKQLIDNLKGKMLLLKEHLDLDGKREQVELLELQTVSPGFWDNQSEAKRVQRQLGELQDLIEVWDKNYTDLDETGMLLEMALEERDEATYREVVASLDELRQRIDLVELECMFSGEHDGNNAMLTIHAGAGGTEAQDWVSILLRMYLRWVEDKGFKSDILDYQAGEEAGIKSVTIMVKGKNAYGYLRSEIGIHRLVRISPFDSSGRRHTSFASVMVMPELDDDVDIEINDKDIRIDTYRASGSGGQHVNKTDSAIRITHFPTGIVVQCQSERSQHSNKATAMKMLTARLYERGREEKQRAQENLQGDKKDIAWGSQIRSYVLQPYRLIKDHRTNTEDGNVDAVLDGRLDPFIKAYLLWQHH
- the rnc gene encoding ribonuclease III, yielding MGTTLTALVQDNEVELEQLQDRIGYRFRDLQLLQLSLVHSSFAFERLDDSRHNETLEFLGDAVLDLIVGFILFVRFPELREGKLTRIRSALVNEGGLTERAREIDLGSYLLLGKGESASSGRDKPSILSGTYEALVGAIFLDGGYDAAQVFVRRFFEPYLNDSQERLVSIDAKSELQELLQERYSTGPEYVLVGEEGPAHARLFSVAVRFQDEELGTGTASSKKEAEQQAARTALKQLRQRFSQP
- a CDS encoding valine--tRNA ligase, translating into MPIQQNEKYDLPKAYEFTEIERRWYERWLSDKSFSAQMGEGKPSFSIVIPPPNVTGVLHIGHALNNTLQDVLVRYHRMKGDNTLWVPGTDHAGIATQNVVERQLAGEKLSRHDLGREKFIERVWAWKEEKGGTIINQLKRLGASCDWDRERFTMDDGLSRAVREVFVRLFKEGLIYKGDYIVNWCPRCHTALADDEVEHDPTDGKLYHIRYPYADGSGYVVVATTRPETMLGDTAVAVHPEDERYQHLKAIGIRLPLTGRTVPVVFDHHVQREFGTGALKVTPAHDRDDYEIGLRHDLPRLKVIDDQGVMNEAAGVYAGLDRFDCRRKVVADLDAQGLIDKIEEYQHAVGKCYRCATVVEPTTSKQWFVSVKPLAAKAVAAVEEGRIKLYPNTWYRTFYAWMENIRDWCISRQIWWGHRIPAWTCEACRRLIVEVNAPDVCPDCGSTRLQQETDVLDTWFSSALWPFSTLGWPEQTRELAVFYPTSVLITSFDILFFWVARMMMMGLHVMGEVPFHDVYLHALVRDKYGKKMSKSTGNVIDPLVMIEQYGTDAFRFTLTAFAAQGREIRMDEERIDGYRRFINKLWNAARFAQMHLKEVDPAITVAVRKTEGLSLAHRWILSRLNTTIAEVRAALDNYNFNDVASISYQFVWHEFCDWYLEWIKADLFSEEMSRRNQAQAVLLTVMEQVLKLLHPVIPFVTEEIWSQLPGRRGSIMHASFPETRAAWADTEAETTMNLLMGVISGLRTIRTEAEVHPSAKIEALLICPDTGRRAILEQYTEGMQGMVRAASLKIVASGTVPDDAGHGLVQDVELVVPLKGMIDVAGELEKLTREQDKLQKELDRVIGKLSNAKFINHAPETVVAKEREKETEIRTRLAKTMESMERLSKLN
- a CDS encoding elongator complex protein 3 is translated as MPLIIPIFIPHEGCPHRCLFCNQYTISSRNREQVTGAAVVGTIHSWLALAQPKHRNQVQVAFYGGSFTGLTAARQVELLAVVQPFLRRGVVQSIRLSTRPDYIDDEGLAILRRYGVTTVELGVQSCDDLVLQLAGRGHTCADSVRAGRLVKEQGFRLGWQLMPGLPGENTRSLRCTVNRTVDVRPDFVRIYPTLVLRDSGLARQYQQGTYRPLSLNQAVAAVSRMKKRFDDQGIGVVRMGLQSSADLERSLIAGPWHPAFGELVKARLMLQQTRRLLARTASASPVELVINNRDQSIFHGPRSLNLRRLQELGLSTRFTLRLDPQQPRQTVRVVEGAEQH